A genomic window from Macaca thibetana thibetana isolate TM-01 chromosome 16, ASM2454274v1, whole genome shotgun sequence includes:
- the NXPH3 gene encoding neurexophilin-3, which translates to MQLTRCCFVFLVQGSLYLVICGQDDGPPGSEDPERDDHKGQPRPRVPRKRGHISPKSRPMANATVLGLLAPPGEAWGILGQPPNRPNHSPPPSAKVKKIFGWGDFYSNIKTVALNLLVTGKIVDHGNGTFSVHFRHNATGQGNISISLVPPSKAVEFHQEQQIFIEAKASKIFNCRMEWEKVERGRRTSLCTHDPAKICSRDHAQSSATWSCSQPFKVVCVYIAFYSTDYRLVQKVCPDYNYHSDTPYYPSG; encoded by the exons ATGCAACTGACTCGCTGCTGCTTCGTGTTCCTGGTGCAGGGTAGCCTCTATCTG GTCATCTGTGGCCAGGATGATGGTCCTCCCGGCTCAGAGGACCCTGAGCGTGATGACCACAAGGGCCAGCCCCGGCCCCGGGTGCCTCGGAAGCGGGGCCACATCTCACCTAAGTCCCGCCCCATGGCCAATGCCACTGTCCTAGGGCTGCTGGCCCCACCTGGGGAGGCTTGGGGCATTCTTGGGCAGCCCCCCAACCGCCCGAACCACAGTCCCCCACCCTCAGCCAAGGTGAAGAAAATCTTTGGCTGGGGCGACTTCTACTCCAACATCAAGACGGTGGCCCTGAACCTGCTAGTCACAGGGAAGATTGTGGACCATGGCAACGGGACCTTCAGCGTCCACTTCCGACACAATGCCACAGGCCAGGGCAACATCTCCATCAGCCTCGTGCCCCCCAGTAAAGCTGTAGAGTTCCACCAGGAACAGCAGATCTTCATTGAAGCCAAGGCCTCCAAAATCTTCAACTGCCGGATGGAGTGGGAGAAGGTAGAACGGGGCCGCCGGACCTCGCTTTGCACCCACGACCCAGCCAAGATCTGCTCCCGAGATCACGCTCAGAGCTCAGCCACCTGGAGCTGCTCCCAGCCCTTCAAAGTCGTCTGTGTCTACATCGCCTTCTACAGCACGGACTATCGGCTGGTCCAGAAGGTGTGCCCAGATTACAACTACCATAGTGATACCCCCTACTACCCGTCTGGGTGA